CGCTCCGAAAAATGCCGAGCCTGCGCAGGCAGCAGCCGCTGCCGGTACATTAGCAGAATCAGCCGTATGGGCATCGCCTTGGCCCGGTGCAGGCTCTTCTGGGTAAACGGTGCCGGGTTTGGCTTATTGGCTTTTCGGGTAGAGCGGCGGCATCCTGGAGAAGGTGACACGAGGCGGCGTCACGGAGTACAAGCACTACATTCCGGCTGGATCGAGCGCTCTGGCGCTCCACGCCCGGCGGACGAATGCGACGAACGCGACCTATTACGTGACCGGCGATCAGCTCGGCTCGGCGACGGCGGTGATGGCAGCGGCGGGCAATCGGGTGGCGAACTGGAGTTTCAGTGCCTTCGGCAGCCGGCGTGGCTCGGCCTGGCAGGACGTGCCGTCGAACGATGACTGGAACCAGATCACTGCCACCACGCGCCGCGGCTTCACCGGGCACGAGCACCTCGACAACCTCTCGCTCGTGCACATGAACGGGCGGGTGTATGACCCGAAGATCGGGCGGTTCATGTCGGCCGATCCGGTGTACGTCGGGAACCTGGCGAGGCCACAGAGCCTGAACCCGTACAGCTACGTGACGAACAACCCGCTGACCTTCACGGATCCGAGCGGGTTCACTGTTGAGCTGTGCGGCGACAATCGAGACTGCATCGACGTCATCTGGAGAAAGCCGCTCTCGGACATTACGGGTGCCGATCGCCGGCAATATGCCGATGCGTTTGGGCTCTTCGGGCGATACGCGGGCTGGTATGAGGGCATGGCCATCGACAATTCTCTGGGGACAGTCTTGGCTGCAGCGGATCGCATTGGCAATGCTGGCGGGCAGCTCGGCGCAATTCTCCGGAGTATGCTCATGCCGGGCGCAGGATCACCAGCGCAGCCCGTGACGCCACGGCCGGGGTCGACGCCCTCAAGCGGTTCATCGAACGGGCCGCTGGCCCCGGAGCCGTCGCAAGACGATTCGCTCAGGACGGACATAGACGGGGGTAGTTTGGGAGGAGGGCTTCTTCTTTTCCAAGTCGGATGGGCAAGAGATGACCTTGGCGGCGGCGCGGGGTACATCGGATTCGGCATCGATGTGACCGTAAATTCATACCTGCAGCTCGATATTGGAGCGTATACCACCATAACCTATCAGGAATCTGGAGGTGCCTACCTTGGATTGCTGCAGGCAACCGCCAGTGGAGGTCTTCAAGGCGGCCCCAGTCGGTCGGGGCTGTACTGGGGTGAGACCGCGTGGTATCGGGAATTAAACATTGGGGTTGGCCAGTCAGTGGGAGGCTCAGTATCTGGCCGAAATGACCCATTTTCGATTGCTGTTGGTAGTGGCCGACGTGGTTTAGGAATTGGATACATGAATGCAGAAGGGCGAATCACTCGCTGGGGATATGTGACGCCACCGCTGCACGTGCCCTAGAGTCAAGACGGCCACAAACCTAAGGTGATCCGTGTTGGTTGGCGATGACGCATTTCGTCCAGTAGCAGCAATGCACGTTAGTCTCGCAATTGAGAAGACAGTATGAAGACGTCGCATGGCATCGTGGACATAGCATCCCGTGCTTTTCGGAGTGTCTTCTACGGATACGGCGCATGGCTCGTGGTCGTAGGTTGGTTATTTGTCTGTCTCTCGCCGATAGGACTCTTAGCGATGATAGTCGACCTGTCGGGGAAGGGTGGCATAGCCTACCTTGAGAATCTGCCGCCGGACGAACTCTCCCAATGGGCCGCTGTACTTTTTCTGCCTATAACGTTGGCATCAGTCGGTTTTATGTTGGTTACGCTTGGGCGTTGGCTTCGGAAACGAACCAGAGCATAGGTGTCATGAGAGGTGGCCCGGGCACGAGCACCTGGACAACCTCTCGCTCGTGCACATGAATGGGCGGGTGTACGATCCGAAGCTCGGGCGGTTTCTCTCCGCCGATCCGCTGCTCGGGGATCCCGGAAACCCGCAGTCCCTGAATCCGTACAGTTATGTCGGGAATAAGCCGTTGTCGTTGACCGATCCGACTGGATTTGAAGCCTGGTCGCTGGCGCCGGACGCGGCAATCGCGGACATGGACCAGGCGATCGCCCATTGGCAGAGCGATTTCTCGGCGTGGCGCAGCACCTGCCTGTCCGCGTCGGCGTTGTGTGATACGGGCGGAATTCCGAGCGCCGTGGGCATCAGAGACGCTGCCCTGGCGGTCGTCAGCGCTGCGACCGGCCAGATGTGGGCGGACACGGGGAGTCAACTGCGGTCGGATCTCATCACGGGATCCTTCGACAAGTGCACGAGCGGTGGCGGTTGTCAGATCGTCGAGAAGGGTGCGTACAACACCAATCAGCATCGAGTTGCGGTGTTTGATGCGGGATTTGCGGATTTTCTGACGACGTTTCTGAGCGATCACGGTGCGTTCGTGATCGGCGACCTGGCGCAGGTGCGGGCCTTCTGGGCTGCAAATGGCATCTACAAGGCGCCGGTCGGTAATCTGGAGCCAGGAGAATTTGGCGGTTTGTTAATGGCGAGTAACGTCCAGTACGACTTGTCTGTTCCCCTTAACTATTCAGCAGGCACGACTGTTAGCGGCGCTGTTATTGGTGGCGCTACAGGGGCAAAGATGGGACTCCACGGTTTACGGGCACTATCCGCGGTGTCGTCGGCAACGAACCTAATGCTGATCGGCGGTGCAGCTCACGAGGTCGGCGGCCTTGCTCTTACTGGGGCGGCGGTAGGAGCAGCTGGCGGCGTGTTACTAGGTGTGAGTTTCACGGGTGGGTATGTGTTTGGAACCTATATTTACGAAAACCACATTCAATATTATTTAGGCCAGTAGCATTGAACAGCAATCACGAGAACGCGCCGCAGGGTGTTTCGATGTCTATGCGCATTATTGCCGGGCTGCTTGCCATCGGAGTGGCAATTGCCGCATTTGATGTCTTGCGGCACAGCACGATGCATGACGAAATCGGTGTGTCAGTATTCCTGGTAGTTGCTTGTGTCGTATGCATCTCACTTTTTTCATATGTCAGCATTCGGGGGAGGCAGCCCAGATGGCTTAATCAGCTGACAAACACAGTTGATCGTAAATTGGCGGATGACGCTGCCATCGGAAGCCGTAGTTGGGTGTCGGATGTGAGCGTAATCGTCACGTTCAGCGGGACCGTGGGCATTTTGTTTTTTCTGCTGGCGAGCAACTATGTTTTTGAGAGAAGCGTTGATCGAGGATGGTTCGTGTACGGCGTGTTTTTGTTGGCGTGGTTCGTTGTGGCCGCTTCCTTCTTTTGGTACAGCAGGTACAGCTTCAAGAGACGGCGAGATAACCCGGAAAGCAATTCCGATGGAAAGGCGTGATAAGGGGTCGGACGTTTGGTAAACGGTGCCGGGTTTGGCTTATTGGCTTTTCGGGTAGAGCGGCGGCATCCTGGAGAAGGTGACACGAGGCGGCGTCACGGAGTACAAGCACTACATCCCTGCCGGGGCGGGCAACCTGATGGTGAACCTGAGTTTCAGTGCCTTCGGCAGCCGGCGTGGCTCGGCCTGGCAGGACGTGCCGTCGAACGATGACTGGAACCAGATCACTGCCACCACGCGCCGCGGCTTCACCGCTCCATTGGTCTAGGATTTCTCTGGACACTTGATTGGGGCAGGATAGCTGCCCGAAGGAGTGTTCCGGATGAGCAAAGCGAATCGACGAAACGGTGACATCGGCGGCGCCGGCCGCTGGTCGGCAAAGCGCAAGGCCGATGCGGTGCTGCGCTTGTTGAAGGGGGAAGACCTTGACACGCTGTCGCGGCAGTTGCGGGTGACGGCAGCGACACTGTCGGAATGGCGCGAGGTGTTCCTCGCCAATGGCCTGGCGGGGCTGAAGAGCCGCGAGGTCGATGGCCGGGATGAGCAGATCGCCGCGCTGAAGAAGGCGCTCGGTGAGAACGCGCTGGATCTGGCGATCTCCCGCGAGATCATTCGGGTATACGAGAGGAAGGCCGGCCCTTTGGCCCCCGGGAAATCGACGTCGTGAAGCACGAGACGTCGGTTTCCCTGGGTCGGATCGTGCCGCTGGTGCGGGTGTGCGAGTTCGCCGGCGTGGCGCGCTCGAGTGTATATGCGCAGCGCGCCGCCACGGTGAGGGCCTTGCCATGCCGGCGCGGACCCAAGACCACTCACAGCGACGCCGAGCTGACGGCGAAAATCCGCGCCGTGCTCGCCGCCTCGCCGTTTGTCGGCGAGGGTTATCGCAAAGTGTGGGCCAGGCTGCGCTGCAATGAAGGCATCCGCACCAGCAAGGCCCGCGTGCTGCGGCTGATGCGGGAAGCCGGGCTGTTGGCCCCGAGCCGACTCGGCAAACCGCGTGGCCCGCACCCGCATGACGGCACCATCATCCCGACGGCACCAGACACGGTATGGGGGACCGATCTCACCACCACCATGACGTCTGAGGAGGGCCAGGCGGCGGTGTTCATCGCCATCGACCATGCCACGGCGGAACTGGTCGGCATCCACGCCGCGGCGCGGGCCACCCGCTATGAGGCGCTCGAGCCGCTGCGCCAGGGGGTGCGGCGCTGCTTTGCTGCCATCGCCGAGAACATCGCCCAGGGGCTCACCGTGCGGCACGATCATGGCAGCCAGTACCTGAGCGCGGCTTTCCAGGACGAACTGCGGTTCCTCGGCATCGAGTCGAGTCCAGCATTCATCCGTGCCCCGGAAGGCAACGGCTGTGCGGAGCGCGTGATCCGCACGCTCAAGGAACAGCTGCTCTGGACCAAGAGCTTCGCGACCGTCGAGGAATTGCGCGTGGCGCTGCTCGCCTGGGCGGAGCTCTACAACCGCGAATGGCTGATCGAGCGCCACGGCTTCAAGTCTCCTGCCGAGGCGCGGCGGGCGTTCTACGACAACAGCGAGAAACTTGCGGCGTGACGAACCGAGTGACCATCAACCCACTGTCCAGAAAATCCTTGACCGCTACAGCTGTTCGTAGCTCGCGGCGGCGGTCACCACCCAGAACGGCGCGTTGGTGAGTCGCCGGCCACGCAGCGCCGCCGGTGTTTCCGCATCGTTGCTGTACGAGGCGTTGGTGTAGGTGGCGCCGCCGTTCAGCGTCAGCCCGTCGGCGATCGCGGCCGCCCACTCGAGTTCCACGCCCTTGGAAGTCACTTCGGGCAGGTTGCTGACGGTAAAGCCGGTGCCGGTGAAGCTGTTCAACTGGAAGTCGTCGAACTCCTGGTAGAAGGCCGCGACGTTGACCGTGATGATTTCCCGGAGCGTGGTCTTGCTGCCGATCTCGTAGGCGTCCACGGTTTCCTCGTCGAAATCGAGGTCGGCGGCGGTCGGCACGATCACCGGTCGCGGCGGCGGCACCGCGAGTGCCAGCAGCGGGTTGGCGAACCCGGCGCGGTCGAGATTGAAGCCGCCCGCCTTGTAGCCGCGGCCGTAGGACACGTAGGTAAATGGTGCCGGGTTTGGCTTATTGGCTTTTCGGGTAGAGCGGCGGCATCCTGGAAAAGGTCAGGGTATGGGCGGCCACGGTCCGAAGGACAACTTTGGTCTCTTTGGGGCTGCGACCTGCTCAGACACGTGAGCGTTTACAAGCCTCGTCGGACCAATCGGCCCCAAGCGACAGCCGGAGTGAGCGCTTTGCGCCCGACCGCATCAGCGCGCGAACTCGCGGGCATCCGCGAGCCGTCCGGCGATCGCGGAGGCCGCGACGGTCGCGGGGCTGGCGAGGTGCGTGCGGGTGCGCGGGCCCTGGCGGTTCTCGAAGTTGCGGTTGGTGCTCGACACGACGCGTTGCTCGTGCCCGAAGCTTTCGCCACCGGCGTAAAAGCACATGGAGCAGCCGGA
This genomic interval from Gammaproteobacteria bacterium contains the following:
- a CDS encoding RHS repeat-associated core domain-containing protein, which codes for MGVGFGNEPEHRCHERWPGHEHLDNLSLVHMNGRVYDPKLGRFLSADPLLGDPGNPQSLNPYSYVGNKPLSLTDPTGFEAWSLAPDAAIADMDQAIAHWQSDFSAWRSTCLSASALCDTGGIPSAVGIRDAALAVVSAATGQMWADTGSQLRSDLITGSFDKCTSGGGCQIVEKGAYNTNQHRVAVFDAGFADFLTTFLSDHGAFVIGDLAQVRAFWAANGIYKAPVGNLEPGEFGGLLMASNVQYDLSVPLNYSAGTTVSGAVIGGATGAKMGLHGLRALSAVSSATNLMLIGGAAHEVGGLALTGAAVGAAGGVLLGVSFTGGYVFGTYIYENHIQYYLGQ
- a CDS encoding TonB-dependent receptor; amino-acid sequence: MSYGRGYKAGGFNLDRAGFANPLLALAVPPPRPVIVPTAADLDFDEETVDAYEIGSKTTLREIITVNVAAFYQEFDDFQLNSFTGTGFTVSNLPEVTSKGVELEWAAAIADGLTLNGGATYTNASYSNDAETPAALRGRRLTNAPFWVVTAAASYEQL